A window of Sutcliffiella cohnii contains these coding sequences:
- the hemH gene encoding ferrochelatase, whose translation MAKKKMGLLVMAYGTPYKEEDLVPYYTHIRHGRTPSDEMIQDLRDRYDAIGGISPLAHITKEQANSLCAHLNEVQDDIEFKMYLGLKHIEPFVEDAVKQMHEDGIEEAVSIVLAPHFSTFSIKSYNGRAKEEAEKLGGPIIHSVESWYTEPKFIQYWSEKIKEIFSNMDTAEREKAVLIVSAHSLPEKILKMGDPYQDQLQETADLIAKEAGINNYYIAWQSEGNTPEPWLGPDVQDITRELYKEKGYTSFVYAPVGFVSDHLEVLYDNDYECKVVTDELGAKYYRPEMPNTQPLFIDAMGTTVLELLKKHTR comes from the coding sequence ATGGCAAAGAAAAAAATGGGATTATTAGTGATGGCATACGGAACCCCATATAAAGAAGAAGATCTAGTTCCATACTATACTCATATTCGTCACGGGAGAACACCGTCAGATGAAATGATACAAGACTTAAGGGATAGATATGACGCTATTGGGGGCATTTCTCCGTTAGCACATATTACGAAAGAACAAGCAAATAGTTTATGTGCACATTTAAATGAAGTTCAAGATGACATCGAATTTAAAATGTACTTAGGATTAAAGCATATTGAACCATTTGTTGAAGACGCGGTTAAACAAATGCATGAGGACGGAATAGAAGAAGCAGTAAGTATCGTTTTAGCTCCTCATTTCTCTACTTTTAGCATTAAATCGTATAATGGTCGTGCAAAAGAAGAAGCGGAAAAGCTTGGTGGCCCAATTATTCATTCGGTTGAAAGTTGGTATACGGAACCTAAATTTATTCAATATTGGTCTGAGAAGATTAAAGAAATTTTTAGTAACATGGATACTGCTGAAAGAGAAAAAGCTGTATTAATTGTTTCAGCACATAGCTTACCTGAAAAAATACTTAAAATGGGTGACCCTTACCAAGATCAGTTACAAGAAACTGCAGATTTAATCGCAAAAGAGGCAGGCATTAATAATTATTATATTGCTTGGCAGAGCGAAGGAAATACTCCTGAACCTTGGTTAGGTCCTGATGTACAGGATATTACTCGTGAATTGTATAAGGAAAAAGGATATACTTCTTTCGTATATGCACCTGTAGGCTTTGTTTCTGACCATTTAGAAGTACTATATGACAATGATTATGAATGTAAAGTAGTGACAGATGAATTAGGAGCAAAATATTATCGTCCTGAAATGCCTAATACGCAACCACTATTCATCGATGCTATGGGAACAACTGTATTAGAACTGTTAAAGAAACATACAAGATAA
- a CDS encoding fatty acid--CoA ligase family protein — MNISSQLRQTAQDKPTKVAYMFEGESKSYGELNAAINAFASGLENMGIKKGDHIALLLGNSPYYIIGMYGAARLGATVIPVNPIYTPEEICYILNDGDVKAVIMLDLLVPLFEKLHVRLPKVESYIVCETPDGKEKAKDLPVEQFSVFPKLKTFTSVLMQGTYDYSGPELKDDDIAVILYTSGTTGKPKGAMLTHRNLYRNAKDVADFLKMNESDRVVATLPMFHVFCLTVALNAPLMNGATVIIVPRFSPQSVFDVVKKHEATVFAGVPTMYNFLLQYEGGKVEDFQSLRLCISGGASMPVALLKNFEKKFNVIISEGYGLSEASPVTCFNPLDRPRKAGSIGTSIVNVENKVVNELGEEVPNGQVGELIVRGPNVMKGYYNMPEETAHAIRDGWLYTGDMAKTDEDGYFYIVDRKKDMIIVGGYNVYPREVEEVLYNHPDVVEVAVVGVPDANFGEAVKCFVVSKNDVTEQELIGYCQQSLAKYKVPSSIEFLEELPKNTTGKILRRALKEKLGV, encoded by the coding sequence ATGAATATATCTTCACAATTGAGACAAACGGCACAGGATAAACCGACAAAGGTTGCGTATATGTTTGAAGGGGAATCTAAATCGTATGGAGAATTAAATGCAGCGATCAATGCCTTTGCGTCTGGCTTAGAGAACATGGGCATTAAAAAAGGGGACCATATCGCTCTTTTACTAGGCAATTCACCATACTATATTATTGGCATGTACGGTGCAGCTCGTTTAGGTGCAACTGTTATTCCGGTAAATCCAATTTATACTCCTGAAGAAATTTGTTACATCTTAAATGATGGAGACGTAAAAGCAGTTATTATGCTTGACTTATTAGTACCTCTATTTGAGAAGCTACATGTAAGGCTACCGAAAGTAGAAAGTTATATCGTTTGTGAAACACCTGATGGAAAAGAAAAGGCAAAAGATTTGCCAGTAGAACAATTTTCAGTTTTTCCGAAATTAAAAACGTTTACATCCGTGCTAATGCAAGGTACATATGACTATAGCGGACCCGAATTAAAGGATGATGACATTGCGGTTATTCTTTATACTTCCGGTACGACTGGTAAACCGAAAGGTGCAATGCTAACTCATCGTAATCTTTATCGTAATGCGAAAGATGTTGCTGATTTCTTGAAGATGAATGAAAGTGATCGGGTCGTAGCAACTTTACCTATGTTTCACGTCTTCTGTTTAACAGTAGCACTTAATGCACCTTTAATGAATGGTGCAACAGTTATTATTGTTCCGAGGTTTAGTCCTCAATCGGTTTTTGATGTTGTAAAAAAACACGAAGCAACTGTATTCGCGGGTGTTCCTACTATGTACAATTTCCTACTTCAGTACGAAGGTGGCAAAGTAGAAGACTTCCAATCTTTAAGATTATGTATTTCAGGTGGAGCATCTATGCCAGTAGCACTTCTCAAAAATTTCGAGAAAAAGTTTAACGTTATTATTTCCGAAGGCTATGGCTTGTCTGAAGCATCACCTGTTACTTGCTTCAACCCGCTAGATCGACCTAGAAAGGCAGGGTCTATAGGAACGAGTATAGTGAATGTTGAAAATAAAGTAGTTAATGAGCTAGGTGAGGAAGTGCCGAACGGACAAGTTGGAGAACTAATTGTAAGAGGTCCGAATGTGATGAAAGGGTATTACAATATGCCGGAAGAAACAGCTCATGCAATTCGTGATGGATGGCTGTATACAGGTGATATGGCAAAAACAGACGAAGATGGCTATTTCTATATTGTGGATCGTAAAAAGGACATGATTATCGTAGGAGGATATAATGTTTATCCTCGTGAAGTAGAAGAAGTATTATATAATCATCCGGATGTCGTTGAAGTGGCTGTTGTAGGTGTACCTGATGCTAATTTTGGAGAAGCGGTTAAGTGCTTCGTCGTTTCAAAAAATGATGTGACAGAGCAAGAACTTATCGGGTATTGCCAGCAATCGTTAGCGAAATATAAAGTCCCGAGTTCAATTGAATTTTTAGAGGAATTACCTAAAAATACGACAGGAAAAATATTAAGAAGAGCATTAAAAGAAAAATTAGGTGTGTAA
- the hemY gene encoding protoporphyrinogen oxidase, with protein sequence MSEEKKKVVIVGGGITGLSAAYYLQKEIEANKLPISITLVESTSRLGGKVQTVSKDGYIIEKGPDSFLARKESASRLIKELGLEKKKVRNTSGTSFILLKGKLYPIPDGAVMGIPTKMSPFVTTGLFSPLGKVRAAGDLILPTSKEKGDQSVGSFFRRRFGGEVVENLIEPLLSGIYAGDIDQLSLQATFPQFQKVEQKHRSLILGMKQTMPPAPKKKVGMFQTLTTGLQKMIDTLEEKLHDVQILRTIKVLNIDKTEKGYCLKLSNGDAIKCDSVIVTTPHSVTASMFESLPSMHNLEKMPSTSVATVALGFDESAIQEKMSGTGFVVSRNSDFSITACTWTHRKWPHTAPKGKVLLRCYVGRVGEEAIVEQSDTIIKRVVMDDLKKIMNITQEPDFALITRWKKAMPQYNVGHKDRIKEVKDSLGKVMPGVILAGSSYEGLGVPDCIDQGEEAVKLVLSHLATT encoded by the coding sequence ATGAGTGAGGAAAAAAAGAAGGTAGTCATCGTTGGTGGGGGAATAACGGGTCTTTCCGCAGCTTATTACTTACAAAAAGAAATAGAAGCAAACAAGCTACCTATTAGTATAACTCTAGTCGAATCTACAAGTCGTTTAGGTGGAAAGGTTCAAACCGTTTCAAAAGATGGTTATATTATTGAGAAAGGTCCGGATTCTTTTCTTGCAAGGAAGGAAAGTGCTTCAAGACTTATAAAAGAATTAGGATTAGAAAAGAAAAAAGTTAGGAATACATCAGGTACTTCTTTTATTCTATTAAAAGGAAAACTATACCCAATTCCCGATGGAGCAGTTATGGGAATACCAACAAAAATGTCTCCGTTTGTCACAACAGGCTTATTTTCACCTTTAGGAAAAGTAAGGGCCGCTGGCGATCTAATCTTACCAACAAGTAAAGAAAAAGGTGATCAATCTGTTGGGAGCTTTTTTCGCCGACGTTTTGGAGGAGAGGTGGTAGAAAACTTAATAGAGCCCCTTCTATCTGGAATATACGCTGGAGATATCGACCAATTAAGTTTACAAGCGACCTTTCCTCAATTTCAAAAGGTAGAACAAAAACATCGTAGTCTTATATTAGGAATGAAGCAAACAATGCCACCAGCCCCAAAGAAAAAAGTAGGAATGTTTCAGACATTAACTACAGGCTTACAAAAGATGATCGATACTTTAGAGGAAAAATTACATGATGTACAAATACTACGCACTATTAAAGTATTAAATATAGATAAAACAGAAAAAGGCTATTGTTTAAAGTTGAGTAATGGAGATGCAATAAAATGTGATAGTGTAATAGTTACAACTCCTCACTCTGTAACAGCAAGTATGTTTGAATCGCTCCCCTCCATGCACAATTTAGAAAAAATGCCGTCCACTTCAGTTGCAACAGTAGCTCTCGGCTTTGACGAATCAGCTATTCAAGAGAAAATGTCAGGGACGGGGTTTGTTGTTTCACGTAATAGCGACTTTTCCATAACAGCATGTACATGGACACATAGAAAATGGCCACACACAGCGCCAAAAGGGAAAGTGTTACTTCGATGCTACGTAGGTCGTGTTGGAGAAGAAGCAATAGTCGAGCAAAGCGATACGATTATAAAACGTGTCGTGATGGATGATTTAAAGAAAATAATGAACATTACTCAAGAACCAGACTTTGCGCTAATTACGAGATGGAAAAAAGCGATGCCACAATACAATGTCGGTCATAAAGATCGAATCAAAGAGGTAAAAGATTCATTAGGTAAAGTAATGCCTGGTGTAATTTTAGCAGGAAGCTCATATGAAGGTCTAGGAGTCCCAGACTGTATAGACCAAGGAGAAGAGGCTGTAAAATTAGTTCTCTCCCATTTAGCAACCACGTAA
- a CDS encoding LacI family DNA-binding transcriptional regulator has translation MATIEDVAKLAGLSRTTVSRVINNHPYVSDKKRKQVLDAMSELRYVPNSSARSLRNQKTSIIALLIPRVMNPFFSQLVEFMEMEAAKHGYQVIVCQTKYSEQKELEYLDLLKTRQVDGIILTSIQNDWKLIEPYLHYGPIVLCNEFDDCANVPTVKLNQKYGGYIATKHLLEQGHHRIAYCTGGYRSNVSKGREEGFRQALLEHGVKFNEHFTFNNAFTIEDGRRIVNEIVKWKDRPTAIFTGGDEVAAGIISEAKCIGYNIPEDLAVVGFDNQAISNLLDPTITTVHQPVDLMAEKTVSILMEKLRTKRYNQQEVYEFDLQLIVRDSTVKQGVTI, from the coding sequence GTGGCGACGATTGAAGATGTAGCAAAGCTTGCTGGACTATCACGTACAACAGTTTCACGTGTCATTAATAATCACCCCTATGTTTCAGATAAGAAAAGAAAACAGGTACTAGATGCAATGAGTGAGTTACGATATGTGCCGAATTCTTCTGCACGTAGTTTACGTAATCAAAAAACAAGTATTATTGCATTATTAATACCGAGAGTAATGAATCCGTTTTTTAGTCAACTAGTTGAGTTCATGGAAATGGAAGCAGCTAAGCATGGGTATCAAGTAATCGTTTGTCAAACTAAATATTCGGAGCAAAAAGAGCTCGAATATTTAGATCTACTAAAAACAAGACAAGTAGACGGTATTATCCTAACTTCCATTCAAAACGACTGGAAACTAATTGAACCATATTTACACTATGGGCCAATTGTTTTATGTAACGAATTTGACGATTGTGCAAATGTACCGACCGTTAAATTAAACCAAAAATATGGCGGATACATAGCGACAAAACATTTATTAGAACAAGGTCATCATCGTATTGCTTACTGTACCGGGGGATACAGAAGTAATGTTTCGAAAGGAAGAGAAGAAGGATTCAGACAAGCACTACTTGAGCATGGAGTTAAGTTTAATGAGCACTTTACATTTAACAATGCGTTCACAATTGAGGATGGGAGAAGAATTGTAAATGAGATTGTTAAATGGAAAGATAGACCTACTGCAATTTTTACTGGGGGAGATGAAGTTGCAGCAGGAATCATTTCTGAAGCAAAATGTATTGGATATAACATTCCAGAAGATTTAGCTGTAGTTGGTTTCGATAATCAAGCAATATCTAATTTACTTGATCCTACCATTACAACAGTTCATCAGCCAGTCGATCTTATGGCTGAAAAAACAGTATCTATTCTAATGGAAAAGTTGCGTACAAAACGTTACAACCAGCAAGAGGTTTATGAATTTGATTTGCAGTTAATCGTACGAGATTCAACGGTTAAACAAGGGGTTACGATATAG
- the hemE gene encoding uroporphyrinogen decarboxylase: MSKRIINDTFLKACRGEKTDYTPVWYMRQAGRSQPEYRAIKEKYSLFEITHQPELCAYVTKLPVDQYNVDAAILYKDIMSPLPAIGVDVEIKAGIGPVIDNPIRSIADVEKLGEITPEEDVSYVLNTIKLLTEEQLDVPLIGFAGAPFTLASYMIEGGPSRNYTNTKAFMYSEPKAWFTLMDKLADMTIRYLKAQIKSGASAVQVFDSWIGALNVADYRTFIKPVMHRIFSELREENVPLIMHGVGASHLVNDWHDLPIDVVGLDWRLPIQEARERGITKAVQGNLDPTILKAPWEVIEERAKEIIDQGLQQPGHIFNLGHGVFPEVDPAVLKRLTAFIHDYSSSVVAKQK, translated from the coding sequence GTGAGTAAGCGTATTATAAATGACACATTTTTAAAAGCATGTCGAGGAGAAAAAACAGATTACACACCAGTTTGGTACATGAGACAGGCAGGGCGTTCTCAGCCAGAATATAGAGCAATAAAAGAGAAATATTCCTTATTTGAAATTACACATCAACCGGAGCTTTGTGCATACGTTACAAAACTTCCAGTTGATCAATATAATGTAGACGCAGCAATTCTTTACAAAGATATTATGAGTCCGCTTCCAGCGATTGGTGTAGATGTTGAAATCAAAGCAGGTATCGGTCCTGTTATTGATAATCCAATTCGTTCCATTGCAGACGTAGAAAAATTAGGTGAAATTACACCAGAAGAAGACGTTTCATACGTGCTAAATACAATTAAACTTTTAACAGAAGAACAATTAGATGTTCCTTTAATTGGATTTGCAGGCGCTCCATTTACGTTAGCATCCTATATGATTGAAGGGGGCCCTTCTCGCAACTATACGAATACGAAGGCATTCATGTATTCAGAACCAAAGGCATGGTTTACATTAATGGACAAACTAGCGGATATGACTATTCGTTATTTAAAAGCCCAAATTAAATCAGGGGCAAGTGCCGTTCAAGTATTTGATTCTTGGATCGGAGCATTAAATGTTGCAGATTACCGAACTTTTATAAAGCCAGTTATGCATCGCATCTTTAGTGAACTTCGCGAAGAAAATGTTCCATTAATTATGCATGGAGTAGGTGCTAGCCATTTAGTAAATGATTGGCATGACCTCCCAATTGATGTTGTTGGATTAGATTGGCGTCTACCAATCCAAGAAGCAAGAGAGAGAGGAATTACGAAAGCTGTTCAAGGTAACTTAGACCCAACGATACTAAAGGCCCCTTGGGAAGTTATTGAAGAGCGTGCGAAAGAGATCATTGACCAAGGATTGCAACAACCAGGACATATTTTTAATCTTGGACATGGAGTATTCCCAGAAGTAGATCCGGCAGTATTGAAAAGACTAACAGCCTTTATTCATGACTATTCTAGTTCAGTAGTAGCTAAACAAAAATAA
- a CDS encoding lipoate--protein ligase has protein sequence MLFIDNQGITDPRINLAIEEYALKNLNIDNTYLLFYINEPSIIIGKNQNTIEEINTEYVEGNGIHVVRRLSGGGAVYHDLGNLNFSFITKDDGESFHNFRKFTAPVVEALQSLGVNAELSGRNDLLAEGRKISGNAQFSTKGRMFSHGTLLFDSEMENIVSALKVKKDKIESKGIKSVRSRVANIKEFLTDDITIEQFRELLLKAIFKSDDIPEYKLTEEDWVKINEISKARYQNWDWNYGKSPAFNVQHSHRFPIGQIDIRLEVKKGLIQECKIFGDFFGVGDVAEIEEKLVGVKYEKSALDDAFSTIDVKHYFGNVTKEEVLNLIY, from the coding sequence ATGTTATTTATTGATAATCAGGGGATTACAGATCCTAGAATTAACTTAGCAATTGAGGAATACGCGTTAAAAAACTTAAACATCGATAATACATATTTACTTTTTTACATTAATGAGCCTTCCATCATTATTGGTAAAAACCAAAATACGATAGAAGAAATTAATACAGAGTATGTAGAAGGAAATGGTATTCATGTTGTTCGTCGATTATCTGGTGGTGGGGCTGTTTACCATGACCTAGGTAACTTGAATTTTAGCTTTATAACGAAGGACGATGGGGAAAGCTTTCACAATTTTAGAAAATTCACTGCCCCGGTTGTGGAGGCGTTACAAAGTTTAGGTGTGAACGCAGAATTAAGTGGAAGAAATGATCTTCTAGCTGAAGGGAGAAAAATTTCTGGTAATGCTCAATTTTCGACGAAAGGTCGTATGTTCAGCCACGGTACGTTATTATTTGATTCAGAAATGGAAAATATCGTTTCGGCATTAAAAGTTAAAAAGGATAAAATCGAATCTAAAGGTATCAAGTCTGTTCGTAGCCGTGTCGCAAATATTAAAGAGTTTTTAACTGATGATATAACAATTGAACAGTTTAGAGAACTACTATTAAAGGCAATTTTTAAAAGTGATGATATACCGGAATATAAGCTAACAGAAGAGGATTGGGTAAAAATAAACGAAATCTCCAAAGCACGTTATCAAAACTGGGATTGGAATTACGGGAAATCACCAGCATTTAATGTTCAACACTCTCACCGTTTCCCTATCGGTCAAATCGATATTCGTCTAGAAGTGAAAAAAGGATTAATCCAAGAATGTAAAATCTTCGGTGACTTCTTTGGAGTTGGGGACGTAGCCGAAATAGAAGAGAAACTAGTTGGAGTAAAATATGAAAAGTCTGCATTAGACGATGCTTTCTCAACAATTGATGTAAAACATTATTTCGGAAATGTAACGAAGGAAGAAGTGTTAAATCTTATATACTAA
- the yhfH gene encoding protein YhfH, translating to MLIKMTEFLKNLPAKKCVECQKEIEEQHECYGNQCNSCLESQLR from the coding sequence ATGTTAATAAAAATGACAGAATTCTTAAAAAACTTACCTGCGAAGAAATGTGTAGAATGTCAGAAGGAAATTGAAGAACAGCATGAATGTTATGGTAATCAATGCAACAGTTGCTTAGAAAGTCAATTAAGGTAA
- a CDS encoding enoyl-CoA hydratase-related protein, producing the protein MSYINVHIENYIATVTLNRPDAMNAFNYDMLVNLGEVAETLRSNPEVRVVIITAAGEKAYSVGADLKERRTLSEQQVRRNVYKIGEVFSSIANLPQPTIAAINGFAFGGGMELLLACDFRVAVKDAKMGLTETSLAIIPGAGGTQRLPRIVGESKALELILTARRFTAEEASNWGLITRLVNERAELLEEAKSLAEEFTRNGPLAVQQAKFAIKQGMNVDLQTGLQIERKAYEVIIPTEDRVEALQAFQEKRPPVFKGK; encoded by the coding sequence ATGTCTTATATTAACGTTCATATCGAAAATTATATAGCAACTGTTACATTAAATAGGCCAGATGCGATGAATGCATTTAACTATGATATGTTAGTAAACTTAGGGGAAGTAGCTGAAACATTACGATCTAATCCAGAAGTTAGAGTCGTTATTATTACAGCTGCAGGGGAGAAAGCTTATAGTGTTGGCGCTGATTTGAAGGAAAGGCGCACATTATCAGAACAGCAAGTAAGAAGAAATGTATATAAAATTGGAGAAGTGTTTAGTTCGATTGCTAATCTTCCACAACCGACTATTGCTGCCATTAATGGATTTGCTTTTGGCGGAGGTATGGAATTGTTATTAGCCTGTGACTTCCGAGTAGCTGTGAAGGATGCGAAAATGGGATTAACGGAAACAAGTTTAGCAATTATTCCTGGTGCTGGTGGAACGCAAAGATTACCACGAATTGTTGGGGAATCAAAGGCACTAGAATTAATACTTACGGCCAGAAGGTTTACAGCTGAAGAAGCAAGCAACTGGGGATTAATTACTAGATTAGTAAATGAACGAGCAGAATTGCTAGAAGAAGCTAAATCCTTAGCAGAAGAGTTTACCCGAAATGGCCCACTCGCCGTGCAACAAGCTAAATTTGCGATTAAACAAGGGATGAATGTAGATTTGCAAACAGGTCTACAAATAGAACGAAAAGCATACGAAGTGATTATTCCAACAGAGGACCGAGTGGAAGCATTACAAGCGTTTCAAGAAAAACGACCTCCAGTATTTAAAGGTAAATAA
- a CDS encoding MBL fold metallo-hydrolase — MKLTVLGYWGGYPAVNSATSGYLLQKDGFNLLVDCGSGVLSQLQNYLKPNELHAVLISHYHQDHIADIGVLQYARLIQTFLGNELPTLPIYGHREDEQAFSKLTHQKVTTGIAYNPEETLTIGPFSVQFLKTSHPVSCYAMKISSEDSTIVYTADSSYQDSFIPFSTGADFLIAECNLYANQDGKSGGHMNSHDVAKIAQNANVQQLLLTHLPHFGKHDQLLEEATSIYKGNVKLATTGFTWQKGKI, encoded by the coding sequence TTGAAGTTAACTGTACTAGGTTATTGGGGTGGTTATCCAGCAGTTAATAGTGCAACATCAGGATATTTACTTCAAAAAGACGGATTCAATCTATTAGTAGATTGTGGTAGTGGAGTCTTATCTCAATTACAAAATTATTTAAAACCAAATGAGCTTCATGCAGTTCTAATTTCCCACTATCATCAAGATCATATTGCTGATATTGGTGTATTACAATACGCTCGCTTAATTCAAACATTTTTAGGTAATGAACTACCAACCTTACCGATATATGGGCATAGGGAAGACGAACAAGCTTTTTCAAAACTTACTCACCAAAAGGTTACAACTGGTATTGCGTACAATCCAGAAGAAACATTAACTATTGGACCATTTTCCGTTCAGTTTTTAAAAACAAGCCACCCTGTATCCTGTTATGCAATGAAAATTTCTTCTGAGGATAGTACGATTGTTTATACGGCTGATTCCAGCTATCAAGATTCTTTTATCCCATTCAGTACAGGGGCTGACTTTTTAATTGCAGAATGCAATTTGTATGCTAACCAAGATGGAAAAAGTGGTGGTCATATGAATAGTCACGATGTTGCAAAAATTGCACAGAATGCAAATGTGCAACAACTATTGTTAACGCATTTACCACACTTCGGTAAACATGACCAATTACTAGAAGAAGCAACTTCAATTTATAAAGGAAATGTAAAACTAGCAACTACTGGGTTTACTTGGCAGAAAGGAAAGATATAA
- the fabI gene encoding enoyl-ACP reductase FabI: MEDLLKLKGKNIVVMGVANERSIAWGVARSLYKVGANLIFTYRKERSLGRINKMLADNGYEAKMVVECDVNNDESIKKAFTTIGQEVGTIHGVVHSVAFANADDLKGQFIDTSRDGYAFAQDTSAYSLIAVAREAKPFMTEGGSIITMSYLGAERVVEGYNVMAIAKASLEASVKYLTVDLGKDNIRINAISAGAIRTLAAKGVPSFNKILHKIEETAPLKRNVTQEEVGDMSVAFLSNLSRGVTGEVIYVDSGYNIMG; encoded by the coding sequence ATGGAAGATTTATTAAAACTTAAAGGTAAAAATATCGTAGTGATGGGTGTAGCAAATGAACGTAGCATTGCGTGGGGAGTAGCAAGATCCTTGTATAAAGTAGGAGCAAATCTTATTTTCACCTATCGTAAAGAACGTTCATTAGGCAGAATTAATAAAATGCTTGCGGATAATGGATATGAAGCTAAAATGGTAGTCGAATGTGATGTAAATAATGACGAAAGTATTAAAAAAGCATTTACTACTATTGGACAAGAAGTTGGAACTATTCATGGTGTCGTTCATTCCGTTGCTTTTGCAAATGCAGACGACTTAAAAGGACAATTTATTGATACGTCTCGTGATGGCTATGCCTTCGCACAAGACACTAGTGCTTATTCTTTAATTGCGGTTGCTAGAGAAGCAAAGCCTTTTATGACAGAAGGAGGCTCTATTATTACGATGTCGTATCTTGGAGCTGAACGAGTAGTGGAAGGCTACAATGTGATGGCGATTGCAAAAGCATCATTAGAAGCGTCTGTAAAATATTTGACAGTCGACCTAGGTAAGGATAACATTCGTATTAACGCAATTTCTGCAGGGGCTATTCGTACACTTGCGGCAAAAGGTGTACCATCATTTAACAAAATACTTCATAAAATTGAAGAGACAGCTCCGTTAAAGCGTAATGTGACGCAAGAAGAAGTTGGAGATATGTCCGTTGCGTTTTTAAGTAACCTTTCTCGTGGTGTAACGGGAGAAGTTATTTACGTTGATTCTGGATATAATATAATGGGTTAA